The Bacteroidota bacterium DNA window GTAGCGAGGCGATCCGGGCGGCGATCCACAGGCCCCAGTCTTCGGGCACTAGGCGCCGATACAACCCGACCGCTCCCGGATGCGTAAGTGCGGCCTGATACCAGCTCGGCCGAGGCCATTCGTGTCCGTGAGCGAGCAGGACCGAAACGCCGAAAAAAGCCGTTTGTACGGGCCCGCGTGCTACCCGCAGGCCCTGACGTGGCCAGAATTCGTACATCCAGGCGTCATGGTTGCCGGGTATGAGGGTGATCTGCACCCCTCGGCGGTGGCTTTCGAGCAGAGCCTCGACCACGGGCGCGTAGTGACGTGGATAGCGTCCGCCGCCGTACTCGATCCAGCAGTCGAAAAGATCTCCCAACGTCCAAAGCGCATCGCCTGTGTCCAGCATCTGGAGCAGCCTCTGCAGATCCCGCCAGCCGGGATGGGTTTTAAGATGTGGGGCGTGGGGCAGATGCGCATCCGCAAGAACCAGGATCATCTCCGAGGTCCATACAGGCGGCCGATTCCCCAGCCGAGCACGGCCCCGGCCGCGACGGCGGCTAGCGGCCGCATTCCGTATTCGTGAAGCTGCCAAGGCATGGCAAGACCCCAGGCGCCCGGTCCTTCGCCAATCGCCCAGGCCAGGAGCGAGCCGGCTCCCCCCCAAAGGCCCAGCCGGAAAGCGGCGGCCCACGTGTCCGGAGCCCGCCGGAAGATGAGCCCCAACAGGCGCCCCAAGGCCAGGGCCCCTACGAAGCCCCCTAGCCCCCATCCGACCCAGCCCCCTTGAAAAACCGTGCGCGTGATGCGAAACAAGAGATCGCTCGCAAGGAGGGCTAGGGCGTATTCAAGTCCAAAGCGCCATCGCACCGGATCGGCCGCCTGTCCCCAGCGGTAGTGCACATGCCCCCCCAGGGCGCTCGCCAGCGCCCAGTACGCGAGCATCACCCCCCAGTAACCCACAGGCGCACCCAGAAGGCGCACAATGGGTTGGGTGTGCGCGGCCGTCACCAGCAGGCCCAGCACGGCATACAGCAGCGCGCTGCGCAGAGGCTTCATGGGTGGACGTCCCGCTCAAGCCGTTCGGGATGCTGAATGGCCTCTAGCGTGCGTACGAGCTCGACCGTCGGACGCACATCATGGGTGCGGATGACGCGCGCGCCCCGCAGCACGGCCACAGCCGTGGCGGCAAGCCCCGCATAGAGCCGCGCCGAGGGAGGGGCCCCGCCCAGCACGACCCCAAGGGTGGATTTGCGCGAGACCCCGATCACGATGGGACGACCTAGAGATTGCAGTCGGTCCAGATCCCGAACAAGGCGCAGATTATCCGACGGCCGCTTGCCGAAGCCGAAGCCTGGGTCAATAAGGCAGTACTGAATGCCGGCCTCTTCGGCTCGTCGCACGGCGCGGGCCAGGGCGGCTTTGACCTCTGCGACTACGTCTACAAAGGGGGCCTCGTGAACGATATGCCGAGGGCTCCCCACAAGATGCATGAGCACAATCGGCGCTCCGAAGGCTGCCACCGTAGGCAGCATGTCCGGATCGAACGTCCCTCCGCTGATATCGTTTATCATGTGGGCTCCGGCCTCCAGGGCCGCCCGGGCCACGGAGGCTTTGTAGGTGTCGACCGAGAGGATCGCCTCCGGAAAGCGGCTCCGAATGGCCTCGATTACGGGCAAGATGCGCCTGAGCTCCTCTTCGGCTGAGACCGGCTGGGCTCCCTCTCCGTAAAATCGCCCCTTAGGTCGGGTCGATTCCCCCCCTATGTCGAGGATCTCCGCGCCCTCGGCGAGCATCTCCTCGGCCCTTCGGAGCGCGGCCTCGGGGTCCATATACAGGCCGCCGTCGCTAAAGGAATCGGGCGTGACGTTGAGCACCCCCATGACCATCACCCGATCCCGCAGCGAAAGGACCCGATCCCGTAGCGGGATTTGCCAGGGGTCTACGCGAAGCTCCGCCATTTGCGGCCTCCATAGGAGTCAG harbors:
- a CDS encoding UDP-2,3-diacylglucosamine diphosphatase: MILVLADAHLPHAPHLKTHPGWRDLQRLLQMLDTGDALWTLGDLFDCWIEYGGGRYPRHYAPVVEALLESHRRGVQITLIPGNHDAWMYEFWPRQGLRVARGPVQTAFFGVSVLLAHGHEWPRPSWYQAALTHPGAVGLYRRLVPEDWGLWIAARIASLLRARGEEPDQNLRDPRYRAAWMLAASRRVQHVICAHTHRPKRLPLPYGGWYWNTGAWMHTRTLLVWDESGPRLCRWSMSGLKPWGLE
- the folP gene encoding dihydropteroate synthase, which translates into the protein MAELRVDPWQIPLRDRVLSLRDRVMVMGVLNVTPDSFSDGGLYMDPEAALRRAEEMLAEGAEILDIGGESTRPKGRFYGEGAQPVSAEEELRRILPVIEAIRSRFPEAILSVDTYKASVARAALEAGAHMINDISGGTFDPDMLPTVAAFGAPIVLMHLVGSPRHIVHEAPFVDVVAEVKAALARAVRRAEEAGIQYCLIDPGFGFGKRPSDNLRLVRDLDRLQSLGRPIVIGVSRKSTLGVVLGGAPPSARLYAGLAATAVAVLRGARVIRTHDVRPTVELVRTLEAIQHPERLERDVHP